A stretch of Phyllobacterium zundukense DNA encodes these proteins:
- a CDS encoding 8-amino-7-oxononanoate synthase: MTAERLARYAKTLSGLERKGRRRALVSQDGIDFTSNDYLGMANSPRIRSAIAAAMARGVAVGSGGSRLLRGNHLEHEALEVEAAAFFGTERALYFSSGYAANAALFSTLLQRGDLIVHDALIHASAREGIAASRAQAALAQHNDVADFEDVIVRWRKDGGMGHPWIAVESLYSMDGDRAPLAELLSVAERHDGILVIDEAHATGVFGPDGRGLASGMEGRDNVILLHTCGKALGVAGALVGANSLICDYLVNRARAFIYSTAPSPLMAEGVREALKILVDEPQRRADFERLWTFANAQLTTVLGLEGSGSQILPVMIGDNGRAMRIAERMRAEGFDIRAIRPPTIPEGTARLRIAITLNVDRSAIVRMFDALANAFAEEAA; encoded by the coding sequence ATGACGGCCGAACGCCTTGCCCGCTACGCAAAGACGCTGAGCGGCTTGGAGCGGAAGGGGCGGCGGCGTGCGCTCGTATCGCAGGATGGCATCGATTTCACCTCGAATGACTATCTTGGCATGGCCAACTCGCCGCGCATCCGGTCGGCCATTGCCGCAGCAATGGCCCGGGGTGTTGCCGTCGGTTCAGGCGGGTCACGTCTGCTGCGCGGCAATCATCTCGAGCATGAGGCGCTCGAAGTGGAGGCGGCAGCCTTTTTCGGTACGGAACGGGCGCTGTATTTTTCCAGCGGCTATGCGGCCAATGCCGCGCTCTTTTCAACGCTGCTGCAACGCGGCGACCTCATTGTCCATGATGCCCTCATCCATGCAAGTGCGCGTGAGGGCATTGCAGCCAGCCGGGCCCAGGCGGCACTTGCACAACACAACGATGTTGCTGATTTCGAGGACGTGATCGTTAGGTGGCGCAAAGACGGTGGGATGGGGCATCCTTGGATCGCGGTCGAGAGCCTCTATTCGATGGATGGTGACCGCGCCCCGCTGGCGGAGCTTCTCAGTGTGGCAGAAAGGCATGACGGCATTCTGGTGATCGACGAGGCGCACGCGACCGGCGTCTTTGGGCCGGATGGCCGCGGTCTTGCCTCCGGGATGGAGGGCCGGGATAATGTCATCCTGCTGCACACATGTGGAAAAGCACTTGGCGTTGCGGGGGCGCTTGTCGGTGCGAACAGCTTGATTTGCGATTATCTTGTGAATCGGGCGCGCGCGTTCATCTATTCTACCGCGCCTTCGCCATTGATGGCCGAAGGTGTTCGTGAGGCCCTGAAAATTCTGGTGGATGAGCCGCAGCGCCGCGCGGATTTTGAGCGGCTTTGGACCTTCGCCAATGCACAACTGACTACCGTGCTCGGATTGGAAGGCAGCGGATCGCAAATATTGCCGGTGATGATCGGCGACAATGGTCGCGCGATGCGCATTGCGGAACGCATGCGGGCGGAAGGTTTCGATATCCGTGCCATCCGCCCGCCAACGATTCCGGAAGGAACAGCGCGCTTAAGAATTGCCATCACGCTCAATGTCGACCGGTCCGCAATTGTTCGAATGTTTGACGCCTTGGCGAATGCATTCGCCGAAGAAGCCGCATGA
- a CDS encoding GntR family transcriptional regulator, which translates to MNDPVTEPFGPLTHESAPLRNKIMKSLRRAIETGLLEPGTRLVEKDLCQQLNVSRTSLREALRQLQSEGILTDFNNRGLAVVTVTTEDAENIYRIRGVLEPLIVEQFIENASEAEVQALKAHSVQLREAYLHGNAEEIVANKRDFYDRICTGARNPIAFGVLSKLTVLTSPLRRRSVVRTERRSQSIAEIEKIVTAIAKRDKIAAKAAAEEHVAHSARSALHADESAN; encoded by the coding sequence ATGAACGATCCAGTGACTGAACCATTCGGTCCGCTTACACATGAATCTGCGCCGCTGAGGAACAAGATCATGAAGTCGCTCCGGCGGGCGATCGAGACTGGATTGCTGGAGCCCGGAACACGGCTCGTGGAAAAGGACCTGTGCCAACAGCTCAATGTCAGCCGTACCTCGCTGCGCGAAGCATTGCGCCAACTACAGTCGGAGGGCATTCTCACCGATTTCAACAATCGTGGCCTTGCTGTGGTCACCGTCACAACCGAGGACGCCGAGAATATCTATCGTATCCGCGGCGTGCTGGAGCCGCTGATTGTTGAACAGTTCATCGAGAATGCGTCCGAAGCGGAGGTTCAGGCTCTTAAGGCTCATTCTGTCCAACTACGGGAAGCCTATCTGCATGGAAATGCCGAAGAAATCGTTGCCAACAAACGGGATTTCTATGACCGCATTTGCACCGGCGCACGAAATCCCATCGCATTCGGCGTTCTGAGCAAACTGACGGTGCTGACATCGCCATTGCGCCGCCGTTCTGTCGTCCGTACGGAACGGCGAAGTCAGAGCATCGCTGAGATCGAGAAGATTGTTACCGCCATCGCCAAACGTGACAAAATTGCTGCCAAAGCTGCTGCCGAGGAGCATGTCGCCCATTCAGCCCGGTCAGCGCTTCATGCTGACGAGTCGGCCAACTAG
- the bioD gene encoding dethiobiotin synthase, protein MTSRFVITGTDTNIGKTVFSAALADALGACYWKPVQSGLEGETDSETVQRLGRIPSSRIYPEAWRLKTPASPNLAARIDNVRIVPEALSPPSTQSLLVIEGAGGVLVPLTESEVFADVFARWQIPVILCARTGLGTINHTLLSLEALRHRSMPVFGVVFIGDEQADTQSIIAKLGNVDCLGRLPLLDPLTPDTLAQAFKDHFDISCFQKGIL, encoded by the coding sequence ATGACATCCCGCTTTGTCATTACAGGTACCGACACCAACATCGGCAAGACCGTGTTCTCGGCAGCATTGGCCGACGCGCTTGGTGCCTGCTACTGGAAACCCGTCCAGTCTGGGCTCGAAGGCGAAACGGATAGTGAGACAGTCCAGCGTCTTGGCCGGATCCCATCGTCGCGTATCTACCCGGAAGCTTGGCGGCTCAAAACGCCGGCTTCCCCGAATCTTGCTGCCAGAATCGACAACGTCCGGATCGTTCCTGAGGCGTTATCACCTCCGTCAACACAGTCGCTGCTTGTCATCGAGGGGGCGGGCGGCGTGCTGGTACCCTTAACGGAAAGCGAGGTGTTTGCCGATGTCTTTGCCCGTTGGCAGATACCGGTCATCCTCTGCGCCCGTACCGGGCTGGGAACGATCAATCACACGCTGCTGTCACTCGAAGCCTTGCGCCACCGTTCCATGCCGGTCTTTGGTGTGGTTTTCATCGGCGATGAACAGGCGGACACGCAATCGATCATTGCGAAACTCGGCAATGTGGATTGTCTCGGCCGGTTACCGCTGCTTGACCCGCTGACGCCTGACACCCTCGCCCAAGCCTTCAAAGATCATTTCGATATTTCCTGCTTTCAGAAAGGTATTCTGTGA
- a CDS encoding DUF930 domain-containing protein yields the protein MQQSANKLWEGIGWGAVASVALHLSVAVLLLVHLRFEPSPPPKEQDVKVELVSPPSPKPEEKPQTEPAKNHAKPLRPLAFESAAAQTEQKTTEPTLPAAGQSETQGDLPASENASSAESKTEITTREVLPKTKPAPAEVNAATEPREAKEPPTQQTSDNIRSVPAPKQKNDETSQTSKPSETKPKQRSNQQVDARDIFSPKGLFDPRIMQTIGKLPRKGRIRQLCYTEALDQIRRQALGSYADILVPYGPAGGVITNDVLIAKGGAFRSRTNWYNVEFKCQVDADTTKVISFSFAIGGAVPKSQWNARQLPMD from the coding sequence ATGCAACAGTCTGCCAACAAGTTGTGGGAAGGAATCGGATGGGGCGCGGTGGCGTCAGTTGCCTTGCATCTATCGGTGGCGGTTTTGCTGCTGGTTCACCTGCGTTTTGAGCCTTCGCCACCACCCAAAGAGCAGGATGTCAAGGTTGAGCTTGTTTCGCCGCCGTCGCCCAAGCCCGAAGAAAAGCCGCAGACAGAGCCCGCCAAGAACCATGCGAAACCGCTGCGCCCGCTGGCGTTCGAGTCGGCCGCCGCGCAGACTGAACAGAAAACAACTGAACCAACATTGCCTGCGGCGGGCCAGAGCGAGACGCAAGGCGATTTGCCTGCCTCCGAGAATGCCTCATCAGCAGAATCAAAAACAGAGATCACTACGCGTGAAGTGCTGCCTAAAACCAAGCCAGCACCTGCAGAAGTTAATGCCGCTACTGAACCCAGGGAGGCGAAAGAGCCGCCGACCCAACAAACGTCGGACAACATCCGAAGCGTACCAGCCCCCAAACAAAAGAATGATGAGACAAGTCAGACTTCGAAACCGTCGGAAACCAAGCCCAAACAGCGCAGTAACCAACAGGTTGACGCACGAGATATCTTTTCACCAAAGGGATTATTTGATCCCAGGATCATGCAGACAATCGGCAAACTACCACGAAAAGGGCGTATCCGGCAGCTTTGCTATACCGAGGCACTGGACCAGATTCGGCGACAAGCTCTCGGTTCCTATGCCGACATTCTTGTGCCCTATGGACCCGCTGGCGGAGTCATTACAAATGACGTCCTGATTGCCAAGGGTGGAGCCTTCCGCAGCAGAACGAACTGGTACAATGTCGAATTCAAGTGCCAAGTCGATGCTGATACAACGAAAGTGATTTCCTTCAGTTTTGCCATTGGAGGCGCGGTTCCAAAAAGCCAATGGAATGCACGCCAGCTGCCGATGGACTAG
- a CDS encoding beta-ketoacyl-ACP synthase III: MSRVEASRIAGFGHYAPERRVDNAEIENQLGLDPGWIERRTGIRSRRWALDGELLTDLAAKAGAAALRDAKVGFGEIALTILATSTPDHLLPPSAPLLAHRLGLENSGAIDLAGACSGFIYALTLADGFVRTQGRPVLVVAANILSRRINPAERASAVLFADAAGAVVLVPTDNAKQGLLGVDMASDGSRYDLISIPAGGSKQPFAAGMAVEECLMTMRDGREMFAQAVQMMTLCARRALASAELQPADVGRFVPHQANARIFDVVGENIGIAPDRIVRTIAEYGNSSAATIPLSLSLAHRERPFVPGEKLLLTAAGAGLTGGAVVWGM; the protein is encoded by the coding sequence ATGAGCCGGGTCGAGGCAAGCCGCATCGCAGGGTTTGGCCACTACGCGCCGGAGCGCCGTGTTGACAATGCGGAGATAGAAAACCAGCTTGGTCTCGATCCTGGCTGGATCGAGCGCCGGACCGGTATCCGTTCGCGGCGTTGGGCCCTCGACGGAGAACTGCTCACCGATCTTGCGGCAAAGGCCGGTGCAGCTGCCCTGCGTGATGCAAAGGTGGGTTTTGGCGAAATTGCTTTGACTATCCTCGCCACATCGACGCCGGATCATCTGTTGCCGCCCTCGGCCCCATTGCTTGCCCATCGTCTTGGCTTGGAGAATTCTGGCGCGATTGATCTCGCCGGCGCCTGCTCAGGATTTATCTACGCGCTGACGCTTGCTGACGGTTTCGTCCGCACTCAAGGACGGCCGGTTCTCGTGGTGGCAGCCAATATTCTGAGCCGGCGCATCAATCCCGCCGAACGCGCCAGCGCCGTGCTTTTTGCCGATGCGGCGGGCGCCGTCGTTCTGGTCCCGACAGACAATGCGAAACAGGGACTCCTCGGTGTGGATATGGCGTCTGACGGAAGTCGCTATGACCTGATCTCCATCCCGGCTGGAGGCTCCAAACAACCATTTGCTGCGGGCATGGCGGTGGAAGAATGCCTGATGACAATGCGCGACGGCAGGGAGATGTTTGCGCAAGCCGTGCAAATGATGACCCTTTGCGCCAGACGGGCGCTGGCAAGCGCGGAGCTTCAGCCTGCAGACGTCGGCCGTTTTGTACCACATCAGGCCAATGCCCGTATCTTCGACGTTGTCGGCGAGAATATTGGTATTGCGCCTGACAGGATCGTGCGCACGATCGCTGAATACGGCAACTCCTCGGCTGCCACCATACCGCTCTCGCTGTCGCTTGCCCATCGCGAACGACCGTTCGTTCCGGGAGAGAAGTTGCTGCTGACAGCAGCCGGTGCTGGCCTCACGGGCGGGGCGGTCGTCTGGGGTATGTAG
- a CDS encoding AAA family ATPase yields MKKRIDATVRVILIGGSSNVGKSTVAQALAEKLGWRCVSTDSLAKHPGRPWRQTAAKIPDHVAEHYLSLKVNELVESIILHHRKMSPLVAELIRATAKDAGLGKLVLEGSALWPFITTGHRLKEVGAVWLTASPETLRTRIYDASGFPTANEKSRAMISRFLERTLLFDQRTAQLVREHGCRVVNVDEYKTTEALVGNIIDEANSAALRDRQR; encoded by the coding sequence TTGAAAAAACGGATTGACGCCACTGTTAGGGTTATTCTGATCGGAGGCTCATCAAACGTCGGGAAATCCACGGTGGCGCAGGCACTGGCAGAGAAGCTCGGCTGGCGCTGTGTTTCGACGGATAGTCTTGCCAAGCACCCAGGCAGACCATGGCGACAGACAGCCGCGAAAATACCCGATCACGTTGCGGAGCACTATCTGAGTTTAAAAGTCAACGAACTGGTGGAATCCATCATTCTGCATCACCGCAAAATGTCACCACTTGTTGCGGAACTCATCCGAGCAACGGCGAAAGATGCAGGCTTGGGAAAATTAGTGCTCGAAGGCTCGGCTCTTTGGCCGTTTATCACGACCGGGCACCGTTTGAAGGAAGTTGGGGCTGTCTGGTTAACTGCCAGCCCTGAGACCTTGCGCACGCGGATTTATGATGCAAGCGGGTTCCCGACGGCCAACGAAAAAAGCCGGGCAATGATATCGAGGTTTCTTGAACGCACGCTGTTGTTCGATCAAAGGACTGCGCAACTCGTCAGGGAACATGGCTGCAGGGTCGTGAATGTTGATGAATACAAAACGACAGAGGCACTCGTCGGCAACATAATCGATGAGGCCAATTCCGCAGCGCTAAGAGATCGGCAAAGATAG
- a CDS encoding adenosylmethionine--8-amino-7-oxononanoate transaminase encodes MTRSPVWHPFTQHALEPAMKRIARTEGAYLYDEQGRAILDAISSWWVITHGHRHPLIMDAIRRAPGLYDQIIFAEYTHEPAEELARGLVAIAPAGLDHVFYSDSGSTCVEVALKMAFGFFHNSGAPRSRIVVMEHGYHGDTIGTMSAGERGVFNAAYEPMLYGVDQLPFPSPGHEQDTLDAFETYCRSGQVAALLIEPLVLGAGGMRMYPASLLTELKRLAERHGSLMIADEVMTGWGRTGTLFACEQANITPDILCTSKGLTGGSLPLAATLCSAKIFDAHLSSDRSRTFFHSSSYTANPIACAAALANLEVWKTEPVAARIHSLESMHRTRLERFKEDPRFGNVRQTGTIVALDVNVPTSGYLSDAGPKLRSFFRARNLLIRPLGNVIYLMTPYCVTADDLDRTYDAIDEAADLFAGAR; translated from the coding sequence GTGACCCGATCTCCCGTCTGGCACCCGTTTACCCAGCATGCACTCGAGCCGGCAATGAAGCGCATTGCCAGAACGGAAGGAGCCTATCTCTATGATGAGCAGGGACGCGCTATCCTGGATGCGATCTCTTCCTGGTGGGTGATCACGCATGGCCATCGGCATCCGTTGATTATGGATGCGATCCGCCGTGCGCCCGGGCTCTATGACCAGATCATCTTTGCCGAGTACACCCACGAACCGGCCGAGGAACTGGCGAGAGGGTTGGTCGCCATCGCCCCAGCCGGTCTCGACCATGTATTCTACTCCGACAGCGGATCGACCTGTGTCGAGGTAGCGCTGAAGATGGCGTTTGGTTTCTTCCATAATTCCGGCGCGCCGCGCTCCCGCATCGTTGTCATGGAGCATGGCTACCACGGCGACACGATCGGTACGATGTCGGCGGGCGAGAGGGGTGTGTTCAACGCCGCCTATGAGCCGATGCTTTATGGTGTGGACCAGCTGCCGTTTCCTTCACCCGGACACGAGCAGGACACGCTTGACGCCTTCGAGACATATTGCCGGAGCGGCCAAGTTGCGGCACTGCTGATTGAGCCGCTTGTGCTCGGGGCAGGGGGCATGCGGATGTATCCGGCATCGCTTCTGACTGAATTGAAGCGTCTCGCAGAGAGGCATGGCAGCCTGATGATCGCGGACGAGGTCATGACGGGCTGGGGTCGTACAGGCACTCTGTTTGCCTGTGAACAGGCGAATATCACACCGGATATCCTGTGCACATCCAAGGGGCTGACAGGCGGGTCGCTGCCGCTGGCGGCAACCTTGTGTTCGGCGAAAATTTTCGATGCACATCTTTCCAGTGATCGAAGCCGGACATTCTTTCATTCGAGCTCCTACACCGCCAACCCGATTGCCTGCGCTGCTGCCTTGGCCAATCTTGAAGTATGGAAGACGGAGCCGGTGGCGGCACGGATCCATTCGCTCGAATCCATGCACCGGACAAGGCTGGAGCGCTTCAAGGAGGACCCGCGTTTCGGCAATGTGCGCCAGACCGGGACGATCGTTGCGCTTGACGTCAATGTTCCCACTTCCGGTTACCTTTCAGACGCAGGGCCGAAGCTCAGATCGTTCTTTCGCGCAAGGAATCTGCTTATCCGGCCACTTGGCAATGTGATCTACCTGATGACGCCCTATTGCGTGACAGCAGACGATCTCGACCGGACCTATGATGCGATCGATGAGGCAGCGGACCTCTTTGCAGGTGCTCGATGA
- a CDS encoding DeoR/GlpR family DNA-binding transcription regulator, translating into MLTIQRRALISARLNRDGQLVAKLLADELNLSEDTIRRDLREMAAEGLLKRVHGGAMPLTPPLPDFAARQEISGDMKQRLGHKAASLVSNGQTIFLDGGTTNTHLARALPREMRITVVTHSPTIASELEHHEAEVILIGGKLYKHSMVAVGASTLSAINQIRLDIFFLGVTAIHPVYGLSTGNYEEAAIKQAIVQQAAETYVLSTPEKFGAASPFRITGVESLAGVVVDGDMMPEPLAAYRELGVEILPA; encoded by the coding sequence ATGCTAACCATCCAAAGGCGAGCCCTTATCTCGGCTCGATTAAATCGCGACGGACAGCTCGTCGCCAAGCTTCTGGCGGACGAACTGAATCTTTCCGAAGACACTATCCGGCGTGATCTAAGGGAAATGGCGGCTGAGGGACTGCTTAAACGCGTTCACGGCGGAGCGATGCCACTGACGCCGCCACTACCGGACTTCGCCGCACGTCAGGAAATCTCGGGAGATATGAAACAGCGTCTTGGCCACAAAGCGGCAAGCCTCGTATCGAATGGACAAACCATTTTTCTCGATGGCGGAACGACAAATACGCATCTCGCGCGAGCGCTGCCTCGCGAAATGCGCATCACAGTGGTCACGCACAGCCCGACGATCGCCAGCGAGCTCGAGCATCATGAGGCAGAGGTCATTCTGATTGGTGGCAAGCTCTATAAGCATTCCATGGTGGCGGTTGGCGCGTCAACCCTCTCCGCCATCAATCAGATCCGGTTGGATATTTTCTTCCTTGGTGTCACAGCCATCCATCCAGTCTATGGTCTTTCAACCGGCAATTACGAAGAAGCAGCGATCAAACAGGCCATCGTGCAGCAGGCAGCCGAGACATATGTGCTTTCTACCCCAGAAAAATTCGGCGCTGCTTCTCCCTTTAGGATCACGGGTGTTGAGAGCCTCGCCGGTGTCGTTGTGGACGGGGACATGATGCCTGAACCATTAGCTGCTTATCGCGAATTGGGAGTTGAAATCCTACCCGCTTGA
- a CDS encoding DUF4406 domain-containing protein produces MLILIAGPYRSGTGDDVLKMQENLKRLEHPSYALFKAGHLPMIGEWVALPVWGAAGGRKVGDDLYEEIFHPVAGRLLQLCDAVLRLPGASKGADNDVRIAEERGIPVYYRLEDVPGCSEYP; encoded by the coding sequence ATGCTCATTCTCATTGCAGGCCCGTATCGTTCTGGTACCGGCGACGATGTGTTGAAGATGCAGGAAAATTTGAAGCGGCTCGAGCATCCGTCTTATGCGCTCTTTAAAGCTGGGCATTTGCCGATGATCGGCGAGTGGGTAGCACTCCCTGTGTGGGGCGCGGCCGGGGGACGCAAAGTTGGCGATGATCTCTATGAAGAGATTTTTCACCCGGTTGCCGGCAGGCTTTTGCAGCTCTGTGATGCCGTGCTGCGGCTTCCAGGTGCGTCAAAAGGTGCAGACAATGACGTCCGTATTGCCGAGGAACGCGGTATTCCGGTTTACTACCGATTGGAAGATGTGCCCGGTTGTTCGGAATACCCGTAA
- a CDS encoding GntR family transcriptional regulator, which produces MTATNEDTIANRISRILADRIVTGQLEPGAKLRQDHIAEEFGASHVPVREAFRKLEAQGLAVSEPRRGVRVASFDLKEVREVALMRAELEGLALRQAAPHLTSSILEQAEEATVAGDNSRDVRSWEEANRRFHRLILVPCAMPRLLAAIDDLHSVSARFLFSAWRSDWEVRTDHDHRAILGFLRQGNIDNAVAVLERHVQWIGQKPVKSSTGSTRDAFAIVG; this is translated from the coding sequence ATGACCGCAACGAATGAAGATACAATCGCCAACCGCATCAGCCGTATCCTTGCCGACAGGATCGTAACCGGCCAGTTGGAACCGGGGGCGAAACTGCGGCAGGATCACATTGCTGAGGAATTCGGCGCGAGCCATGTGCCGGTTCGGGAAGCCTTCCGCAAACTGGAGGCGCAGGGACTGGCGGTCAGCGAACCCCGCCGGGGTGTACGGGTTGCTTCCTTCGATCTGAAGGAGGTGCGGGAAGTGGCGCTGATGCGCGCTGAGCTCGAGGGACTTGCGCTTCGGCAGGCGGCTCCGCATTTGACATCGTCAATTCTCGAACAGGCCGAAGAGGCAACCGTTGCCGGGGACAATTCCCGCGATGTGCGCTCCTGGGAGGAGGCAAACCGGCGGTTTCACCGGTTGATCCTCGTTCCATGTGCAATGCCGCGCTTGTTGGCCGCGATTGATGATCTTCATTCTGTGAGCGCACGGTTTTTGTTTTCCGCCTGGCGGTCCGATTGGGAAGTGCGGACCGATCATGATCATCGGGCGATCCTGGGTTTTTTGCGGCAGGGCAATATCGACAATGCCGTTGCCGTGCTTGAGCGGCATGTTCAGTGGATCGGGCAAAAGCCAGTCAAAAGCTCCACAGGTTCGACGCGAGATGCATTTGCCATCGTCGGTTAG
- a CDS encoding TIGR02444 family protein, with translation MQDVNIGLWDFALRLYKAPGVTDARLGLQERNSVDVPVLLFAAWLKQGSIALSPAKTEQIIGLVSEWRDEVIAPLRTVRQRLKTGPKPAPDKQTDVLRDAVKGAELSAERIELGVLETTGLSLATLSR, from the coding sequence ATGCAGGACGTGAATATCGGACTGTGGGATTTTGCGCTGCGCCTTTACAAGGCTCCGGGCGTTACCGATGCACGTCTTGGCTTGCAGGAAAGGAACAGTGTGGATGTACCGGTCCTATTGTTCGCCGCTTGGCTCAAGCAGGGATCGATTGCCCTTTCACCGGCAAAAACGGAGCAGATCATTGGGCTGGTGAGTGAATGGCGCGATGAAGTCATCGCACCATTACGCACTGTTCGTCAGCGACTGAAAACCGGACCGAAACCGGCGCCTGATAAACAAACCGATGTTCTGCGGGACGCCGTTAAGGGCGCAGAGCTTTCCGCCGAGCGCATCGAACTTGGTGTGCTCGAAACGACTGGGCTGTCGTTGGCCACGTTATCGCGATAA
- the bioB gene encoding biotin synthase BioB, giving the protein MSEAPALKSVDTVPSVGDLWSFSEASKIYNLPFNDLLFQAHVVHRENFDPNAVQLSRLLSIKTGGCPEDCGYCSQSAHYPTGLKASKLMEVERVLAEARKAKEGGATRYCMGAAWRSPKDRDMDMIIAMVEGVRELGMETCMTLGMLSPAQAARLGDAGLDYYNHNIDTSERFYSEIITTRSFADRLETLANVREAGIKVCAGGILGMGEMTDDHIAMLVTLANLPVQPESVPINMLIPIPGSKLENSTPVDPIDFVRAIALARILMPKTHVRLSAGRTEMSDEMQALCFFAGANSIFVGDTLLTADNPGEDHDAGLFRSLGLKPMALGAAE; this is encoded by the coding sequence ATGTCAGAAGCGCCTGCGTTGAAATCTGTCGATACAGTACCTTCCGTTGGTGATTTGTGGAGTTTTTCAGAGGCCAGTAAAATCTATAATTTGCCATTCAACGATCTGCTGTTTCAGGCGCACGTCGTCCACAGGGAGAATTTCGACCCCAACGCAGTGCAGTTGAGCAGGCTCCTGTCGATCAAAACAGGGGGATGCCCAGAGGATTGCGGCTATTGCAGCCAATCCGCCCATTATCCCACCGGCCTCAAGGCTTCCAAATTGATGGAGGTCGAGCGCGTGCTTGCCGAGGCCCGCAAGGCGAAGGAGGGCGGGGCAACGCGGTACTGCATGGGGGCTGCCTGGCGCAGTCCGAAGGATCGCGACATGGACATGATCATCGCCATGGTCGAGGGTGTCCGGGAGCTTGGAATGGAAACCTGTATGACGCTCGGCATGCTATCGCCGGCACAGGCAGCGAGGCTCGGCGATGCGGGTCTCGATTACTACAATCACAACATCGACACGTCGGAACGCTTCTACAGCGAAATCATCACAACGCGCAGCTTTGCGGATCGTCTGGAGACACTCGCGAATGTGCGGGAGGCGGGGATCAAGGTCTGTGCGGGCGGCATCCTCGGCATGGGCGAGATGACGGATGACCATATCGCGATGCTGGTAACGCTCGCCAATCTGCCGGTTCAACCGGAGAGCGTACCGATAAATATGCTAATACCGATACCCGGATCAAAACTTGAGAATTCTACGCCGGTCGATCCCATTGATTTTGTCCGCGCAATAGCACTCGCCCGCATTCTTATGCCGAAAACACATGTCCGTCTCTCGGCGGGGCGCACGGAGATGAGCGACGAGATGCAGGCGCTGTGTTTCTTCGCCGGGGCAAACTCCATTTTTGTCGGCGATACGCTACTGACAGCAGATAACCCCGGCGAAGATCATGACGCCGGGCTGTTTCGCAGTCTCGGTCTGAAGCCGATGGCGCTGGGTGCTGCTGAATGA
- a CDS encoding intradiol ring-cleavage dioxygenase has protein sequence MKADQSGIRISRRQTLRLIAVTAAGGAFLTPEARAAEDTPFAGASLLMPGAGICSITPEVTEGPFYFDPELERQDITEGREGVPLTVRLQAVDSQCRPLVRARVDIWHCDAKGTYSGYPGQGDSRDIDTTGQKYLRGIQHADEQGIVSFKTIYPGWYRGRTTHIHFKVFPDDSSVMVGQLFFPDDLSEHLFTTVVPYKDRPQKRDMFNKDDGIARQAGPMSQAALRETPSAYEALIVIAMNTG, from the coding sequence ATGAAGGCAGACCAATCCGGAATTCGAATAAGCCGCCGCCAGACACTGCGCCTGATTGCGGTTACTGCTGCCGGCGGCGCGTTTCTCACGCCCGAAGCCCGGGCGGCGGAGGATACACCTTTTGCCGGCGCTTCGCTGCTGATGCCCGGCGCGGGCATTTGCTCGATAACACCGGAAGTGACCGAGGGGCCGTTCTATTTTGATCCTGAACTCGAACGACAGGACATTACCGAAGGCCGCGAGGGCGTACCGCTGACCGTACGCCTTCAAGCGGTCGATAGCCAATGCCGGCCTTTGGTGAGGGCAAGGGTCGATATCTGGCATTGCGACGCAAAAGGTACTTATTCCGGCTATCCGGGGCAGGGTGACAGTCGTGACATCGACACGACGGGCCAGAAGTATCTGCGCGGCATCCAGCATGCTGATGAGCAGGGCATCGTTTCATTCAAGACAATCTATCCCGGCTGGTACCGCGGTCGCACCACGCATATCCATTTCAAGGTCTTTCCCGACGACAGTTCGGTGATGGTCGGGCAGTTGTTTTTTCCCGACGATCTGAGTGAGCATCTTTTCACGACGGTGGTGCCCTATAAGGATCGGCCGCAAAAGCGCGACATGTTCAACAAGGACGACGGGATCGCGCGGCAGGCTGGGCCGATGTCTCAGGCTGCCCTGCGCGAGACTCCGTCGGCATACGAAGCGCTGATCGTCATCGCAATGAATACCGGCTGA